TGCTTATGTGAAAGTAAACAGGCACGGCAAGGCTAAAATTTTAACCCATGATGAAATTCAAACCCTATTTAATGATGGACTCAACAACCTCAGAGATAGGGTAATTTTTGCTGTCTGTTTGTTTACGGCGGCAAGGATTAATGAAGCTTGCACCCTTCACACCTTGGATGTTTACGACAGGAGAGGCAACGTTAGAGTTGAGTTAACCTTTCGGAAGTCCAACACCAAGGGAAAACTAGCGACCCGAACCATCCCAGTGATTGATGAGTTGAGGGGGTATTTAGAAAAGTACAGACCAGAAGCGGGTAGAAAATGGTTGTTTCCCGGTGGTGTGTTCCGAGACAACCAAGCCACTCATTTGAACCCTCGTTCTGCCAGTCGGGTTCTTAAAAAAGCTTTTGACCGGGTTGAGATTGACGGAGCATCAACTCATTCAATGCGTCGTACTGCTTTAACCTTGATGAGTAATGCTGGTATCCCACTCCGAACCATTCAGGAAGTCTCAGGGCATCGCAACCTTGAGCAACTACAGCAATATTTAGAGGTTCAACCCGAACAGGTTAGAGGGGCTGTTTCCATCCTTTCTATGCTTTCCCCTATTGACGATACCCCTGTGAATATAAATCTATTTGTTCACAACCCTAACCTAGAATCCTTACCATCAAGCAACACTAGCCAAGAGATTGATTAATGAGTTAACGCCAACTCGGTTGGGTAAGATGGCGGGGTTGGGAGGTGCGATCGCACGTTGGGAAAAGTTTCGTTTTAATCCTCCTCCTTCTGGGGGCTGTGTTATGGTGAATCTCCTTGTCATCGGATTGAATGGCAGTTTAAGACAACACAAGGATGCGATCGCCATTCCTTACGCTTGCTGTCAAAGTGTCCTAATTGTAAGGCGAGGTTTAAGATTCCGGCGTTGTGGGTGGATGGGTGGTGTCAACGGTGTTTTTTCACTTTCTCGGAGATGATATATTTTCAGAAGTCGATTGTTTAGATAATATTTTCAATAAAGATAAGTAACTTTATGCTAGTTGCAATGTAGCTGTCTCCAAGATTAGCCTGATGTCAGATGGATTTCTTGAGACTGCACGTTGCCAATGACCAAAGCCACCATGCTGATTAACAGCTTGAATCCACTGATCTAAAAATCCCCATTTGGCTTCATCTTGGCGAGTAGGTTGTCCTTTGATTTCCAGAATCAAGAAATTACCAGTTTTCAGTCGGATAATGAAATCGGGGCGATATTTGCGAACAACTCCATCAAAAATATAAAGAATCTCAAATCCCAGGTGATCGTTTTTCACCCAAGCATCCACAATATGATCGTTTCTTTCTCGATCAAGTTCATAAGCTTCGCTTGCTTCCCATGTGCTGTCAAAGACAGAACAGTTGATGTGAGATTTCCGAGTGTATTCACAAGGTTTACCTGTATACCAAGGTCGCATATCACCTGTAGAGCGGATTGGATGAATAGGATCGAAAACAGGTTCAACTACTTCTGTATTCTCTAAATAAATAGCGTTCCAGATGTGTTGAACAACTTTTCTCATATTGAGGGTGAGAAGGATACGTCGCCGAATTTCGTCCCTATTAAATAATGGCGGAGTGATTTGAATTAAATCTGAATGTATAAATTCTTCAACTAGCCGGATCAGTTTGGCTAGTAAGTATTCTCGATTACCTTTCCAACCTGGTTTCATTTGGTCAAAAATATCTCTAGCTACCTCAAAGGCAATTTTTTGCATCCGAAATTTATGACCTAACTCTTCTATGTCAATTGCTTTGATTTTAGTGACATCTGGTTTACCATCCACAATAGGAGCTAGTTCTGCTAGTGTGGTATTGTCAGAGGCATCTAATTCTAAAGGCTCAATCCGATTCGGATCGAGCTTTAGTTCTGGTTTATAAATGTAATCAATGCGGACGATATTGGGAAATGTTATTTCAAAGTCCTGCTTTTCAGGATCGGGTTTAATTTCAGTTTTAGGGCTAGGGGGTGGTGGTGGAGTTCCTTCATCGGATTCATGGGGAAGGAAAGTGAAGGGAACGCCAAAAATATTGACATATTCTGCTTCAAGTAAATTGGTTTTTGGGTTGATGTCGTAAGCGGTTCTCCGCAAACCTCTACCTACAACTTGTTCACAAAGAAGTTGACTGGTAAATGCTCGAATTCCCATAATATGCGTCACAGTTTTGGCATCCCACCCTTCAGACAGCATCCCAACAGAAATAACATTTTGAATCTGTTCTCCAGGCTTCCCAACTTGACCAACTGTATCAACTGTTTTTCGTAAAAGTTCTGCTTGTTCTTTCTTTGAAAGTTTGCGAATAGGTTCATCCTCAGAGTTATCATCTTCGCTATTTTCTGCGGCTGTATCTTGTATTTCGGTGCTTTCTTCTTGGGATTCTGCCATTTTTAAAACATTAGAATCAATGTGTAAAGTGCGTTCTGAGTTGCAGAGTTCTTCGATATGAATTTTGTGATGATCGAAAGCATATTTGATCCGAGCAGCAGTTTCAGTGCGGTTGGCAACAGAAATGATTACGGGTGGAACTTTATGCCCCGATTCTTTCCATGCTTTAGCAGTTTCCAGCCAATCTTTTCCTAGTAAGTAATAGCCGTTGTTAAGTAAATCAGGAAGAGATTCATTCGGTTTGGCTCTACGATTTACATCATCATAAACTTCTGGATCTCGATAAAGGTGGTAAAGGCGAGATTTATAATCTTTTGTTAACTTACCATCATCACGAATCACCACGCGAGGGGTTTTAACTAAACCTGATTCAATAGCATCGTTTAAGCCAAAATCACTAACAATCCAACCAAAGAGAGCTTCTTCTGAACTCTTTTTGCCAGAGGGGGCGAAGGGTGTAGCAGAAAAGTCAAAACAGGAGAGGATTTTTCTAGCTTGGTGAATGCGATCGAGTCCACCAATCCATTTAGTTGCCTCATCTAAATCTTCTTTACTGACACCTTTAACTTTGGATTCAGCAGCTATGCGCCATGCGTGGTGTGCTTCATCGTTGATCACAACAATATTGCTAGAGTTGGCAAGTTCACCTAAAACATCCCGTGCGTAAGCTTCGTTACTTTTTGCACCCCGCTTATCAACACTTTTCTTTTTGGCAATTTGCTCCTCAGTTTCCCAATTTAAGGCGTGCCAATTGCGAATTAAAACTTTACCTTGAAGGAGTTTATCGAACAAACCGAGAGGAACAATGTTAAAAATTTCGTAGTAGTTGTTTTCATCAGAGGGAATAAGAACTTGCAGGCGATTTTTAACCGTGAGTCCGGGAGCAACAACAAAAATAGCTTTAGAGAAGCGAGAGTCTTGAGGATAGGTAACTTTATTGATAATTTGCCATGCAATTAACATCGCCATGACGATAGTTTTACCCGAACCTGTTGCCATTTTGGAACAGAGGCGTTTAAAGTTTCCGCCGTCTGAAGGAATATCAATTCCAACCTTTTCAGATGGTGGAGATTCTGTTAGCCAGATTAAGGTTTCTATGGCTTCTAACTGGCAAAAAAACAAGGGAAAGTGACGTTCTTCGGAATTGTGCCAATGTTCTAGCAATCGCTTGGTAACGCCTGTAACGCCTGGGTGTCCTTCATTGCACCAAGCTTTAACGCGGGGACGAATTTGATTGACTAAAGGAATTTCGACAAATTTACCAGGATCGTCGAAGGTTTTAGAGCTTTCGGAGGCAATAATATAGCCTGCGGGTCGTCTTCCTTCTG
The nucleotide sequence above comes from Planktothrix agardhii NIES-204. Encoded proteins:
- a CDS encoding phage integrase family protein; this translates as MGAYVKVNRHGKAKILTHDEIQTLFNDGLNNLRDRVIFAVCLFTAARINEACTLHTLDVYDRRGNVRVELTFRKSNTKGKLATRTIPVIDELRGYLEKYRPEAGRKWLFPGGVFRDNQATHLNPRSASRVLKKAFDRVEIDGASTHSMRRTALTLMSNAGIPLRTIQEVSGHRNLEQLQQYLEVQPEQVRGAVSILSMLSPIDDTPVNINLFVHNPNLESLPSSNTSQEID